The Spirochaetota bacterium genome has a segment encoding these proteins:
- a CDS encoding site-specific integrase — MLQGKPYSLYRRNRIYYVRFKQPNNQWGAAKSTGQTSKGKAERWAFDYLSAGQIVRRSNVSFAEFSKDFFSWTGPWATDKKATGKRITIRQCRENMAILNNRLLPDFGKMRLTSIDKTCIKIFRNDLYQKGYAGSTINKALSCLKTILEAAEDKSLIQYVPKVERAANRPKLRGILTVDEVRQIFSIDWLDYRAYVMNLMAASTGLRRGELLALTLQEVHDNYITISRSWDEAFGVLNETTKTGRSRTIIIPTNLQSEIERLIQINPWGKPDSFLFFSSIESKPIEGKIISKDLYRALRQIGIGNKERIERNITFHSWRHWFNSLLINARIPLQKIQSLTGHLTNEMTQHYYHPDEMSDVLKVVQDSLFSINQPTTTMNK; from the coding sequence ATGCTTCAAGGAAAACCCTACTCCCTTTATCGCAGAAACCGCATTTACTACGTCCGTTTTAAACAACCTAACAACCAGTGGGGCGCGGCTAAAAGCACCGGGCAGACATCAAAAGGAAAAGCCGAACGATGGGCTTTTGATTATCTATCTGCCGGGCAAATTGTCCGTAGAAGTAATGTATCCTTTGCCGAATTTTCGAAAGACTTCTTTTCCTGGACCGGACCCTGGGCCACTGATAAAAAGGCCACAGGCAAACGAATCACCATTCGGCAATGCCGTGAAAATATGGCAATCCTGAATAATCGCCTGCTCCCGGACTTTGGGAAAATGCGATTAACCAGCATTGACAAAACATGCATTAAAATTTTCAGGAATGATCTATACCAAAAAGGGTATGCTGGATCAACAATCAACAAGGCTCTCTCATGTCTTAAAACCATCCTTGAAGCTGCAGAAGACAAATCCCTGATCCAATATGTGCCAAAAGTGGAGCGAGCTGCTAACAGGCCTAAACTACGGGGTATCCTGACCGTTGATGAGGTGCGACAGATTTTTTCCATCGACTGGCTTGATTATCGAGCCTATGTAATGAATCTCATGGCTGCCAGTACCGGCTTGCGCCGCGGTGAATTACTTGCTCTGACCCTACAGGAGGTCCATGATAATTATATAACCATTTCCCGCTCATGGGATGAGGCATTTGGCGTATTAAATGAAACCACAAAAACTGGCCGAAGCCGGACAATAATAATACCAACCAATCTCCAATCAGAAATTGAGCGCTTAATTCAGATTAATCCCTGGGGCAAGCCGGACTCTTTTTTGTTTTTTTCAAGTATCGAGAGCAAGCCCATCGAAGGCAAGATTATATCAAAAGACCTATATAGAGCTTTAAGACAAATTGGCATTGGCAATAAAGAGAGAATAGAGCGTAATATAACATTTCACAGCTGGCGCCATTGGTTTAATTCTCTATTGATTAATGCCAGAATACCATTACAAAAGATACAAAGTCTTACCGGCCATCTGACGAATGAAATGACACAGCATTATTATCATCCCGACGAGATGAGCGACGTCTTAAAAGTGGTTCAGGACTCACTTTTTAGTATTAACCAACCCACCACTACAATGAACAAATAA
- a CDS encoding DUF4870 domain-containing protein, with translation MKESINVTIKRFNVDFDVPLIWFTYFPFIGWTYPFIFRKEDSFAMHHGKQAFVMALAFTALPIVLTFSTVFIPISFRVLKLIVVVLVYLSHLAYFALCAYGFMKVKATELYDFPVLIKYAKKIDV, from the coding sequence ATGAAAGAAAGTATCAATGTAACAATCAAGCGGTTCAACGTCGATTTCGACGTGCCCCTGATATGGTTCACCTATTTCCCGTTCATCGGGTGGACCTATCCGTTTATTTTCAGGAAAGAGGACAGCTTCGCCATGCACCACGGAAAGCAGGCCTTTGTCATGGCCCTGGCGTTCACCGCGCTGCCCATCGTCCTGACATTTTCGACCGTTTTTATACCGATCTCGTTCCGCGTACTGAAGCTGATCGTCGTCGTGCTGGTATATCTTTCCCACCTGGCCTATTTCGCCCTGTGCGCCTACGGGTTCATGAAGGTGAAGGCGACCGAGCTGTACGACTTCCCGGTCCTCATCAAGTACGCAAAAAAGATCGATGTCTGA
- a CDS encoding tRNA threonylcarbamoyladenosine dehydratase — protein MNSFYENMTHRTLMVIGQKALDRLGTASVIIFGVGGVGSWCAESLVRSGLLNLTMVDSDIVCPTNINRQAQALARNVGESKVEEMKKRLLEINPSAAITARHGAYDEKSCDSFDLKSFDYVIDAIDSIKNKVLLIEQCLEKGVTIYSSMGAGAKSDPSKIRIDLLSRTKNCPLARTVRRRLRQDSASTDIPCVYSEELPVQPAAETVCGSGDCPCARDRAKFCADHDEAPIDWCGMKKQINGALAHVTGTFGFMLAGMIINDIMARAAADAE, from the coding sequence ATGAACTCTTTCTACGAAAACATGACCCATCGCACCCTGATGGTCATCGGTCAAAAAGCCCTGGACCGGCTTGGCACGGCTTCGGTGATAATCTTCGGTGTCGGCGGCGTCGGTAGCTGGTGCGCCGAAAGCCTGGTCCGCTCCGGCCTCTTGAACCTCACCATGGTCGATTCCGATATCGTGTGCCCCACCAACATCAACCGCCAGGCCCAGGCCCTGGCCCGGAACGTGGGCGAGTCAAAGGTGGAGGAGATGAAAAAGCGGCTCCTTGAGATCAATCCCTCCGCTGCGATCACGGCCCGCCACGGGGCCTACGATGAAAAGAGCTGCGACAGCTTTGACCTGAAATCCTTCGACTACGTCATCGACGCCATCGACTCCATCAAGAACAAGGTGTTGCTGATAGAGCAATGCCTTGAGAAGGGAGTCACCATTTACTCATCCATGGGAGCCGGGGCTAAATCGGACCCGTCCAAAATACGGATAGACCTCTTGTCCAGGACAAAGAACTGTCCCCTGGCGCGGACCGTCCGGCGAAGGCTCCGCCAGGACAGCGCCTCCACCGACATCCCCTGCGTGTACAGCGAGGAGCTCCCGGTGCAGCCGGCGGCCGAAACGGTCTGCGGCTCCGGCGACTGTCCCTGCGCAAGAGACCGGGCCAAATTCTGCGCCGACCATGACGAGGCGCCCATCGACTGGTGCGGCATGAAAAAGCAGATCAACGGCGCCCTGGCGCACGTCACCGGCACCTTCGGGTTTATGCTGGCGGGAATGATAATAAACGACATCATGGCCCGCGCCGCCGCCGATGCAGAATAG
- the argB gene encoding acetylglutamate kinase, giving the protein MKKYIDTVNTLLESLPYIREFYGKTIVVKYGGHAMVDDALQKSFARDMVLLKLTGMNPVIVHGGGPQINDLLKQIGKKSDFVDGMRVTDRETMDVVEMVLTGKINKEIVNNINQTGGKAVGLCGKDGNLITAQKMYHVTKTNERVDIGQVGTVKSINPAVLDTLDRDRFILVIAPIGVDEEGTTYNINADLAAGKIAEALKAEKLILLTDIEGVMLEDKLVSTLKVKKIQAHIEKGQITGGMIPKVNCCCDAVAGGVAKAHIIDGRVEHAVLLEIFTQAGIGTEIVNG; this is encoded by the coding sequence ATGAAAAAATATATCGATACAGTGAACACCCTTCTGGAATCGCTTCCCTACATACGGGAATTCTACGGGAAAACCATTGTCGTGAAATACGGTGGCCACGCCATGGTGGACGACGCCCTCCAGAAGTCCTTCGCCCGGGACATGGTGCTCCTGAAGCTCACGGGCATGAACCCGGTGATCGTCCACGGCGGCGGTCCCCAGATCAACGACCTCCTGAAGCAGATCGGCAAAAAAAGCGATTTCGTGGACGGCATGCGCGTCACGGACCGGGAGACCATGGACGTCGTGGAAATGGTGCTGACGGGAAAGATCAACAAGGAGATCGTCAACAACATCAACCAGACCGGCGGCAAGGCCGTGGGCCTCTGCGGCAAGGACGGGAACCTGATCACGGCGCAGAAAATGTATCACGTTACCAAAACGAACGAGCGGGTGGACATCGGCCAGGTGGGCACGGTCAAGTCGATCAATCCGGCGGTCCTGGACACCCTGGACCGGGACCGCTTCATACTGGTCATAGCCCCCATCGGCGTGGACGAGGAGGGGACCACCTATAACATCAACGCGGACCTGGCGGCCGGGAAGATCGCCGAGGCGCTGAAGGCGGAAAAACTGATCCTGCTCACCGACATTGAAGGGGTCATGCTGGAGGACAAGCTCGTTTCAACCCTCAAGGTGAAGAAGATCCAGGCTCACATCGAGAAGGGCCAGATCACCGGTGGCATGATTCCAAAAGTAAACTGCTGCTGCGACGCGGTGGCTGGCGGCGTCGCCAAGGCCCACATCATAGACGGCCGCGTCGAACACGCCGTGTTGCTGGAGATCTTCACGCAGGCGGGCATCGGCACCGAGATAGTCAACGGCTGA
- the murJ gene encoding murein biosynthesis integral membrane protein MurJ encodes MTESETSPAKSRTRWHAFLVASGIMLSRLAGLIRESVFAYFFGNSEAADALKAAFRIPNLLQNLFGEGVLSASFIPVYANLLARGEKEEADRVAGAIAALLMAATSVLVLVGVLATPWIINLVTPGFEGPKRELCIVLVRILFPGAGLLVWSAWCLGILNSHGKFFLSYTAPVLWNFVIIATLVVFGGSTGLESLAEWVAWGSVAGSGAQLLIQLPAVLRLLTRLRLSLDRRTSHVRAVVRNFVPVFFSRGVVQISSYIDAMLASFLPTGAVAAFTYAQILYVLPVSLFGMSVSAAELPAMSRATGSETEIAEYLRKRLNAGLRQIAFFIVPSAMAFFALGDIITAALYQRGKFTASDSVYVWAILAGASVGLLASTMGRLYSSTFYALRDTRTPLRFAVVRVTLAAAMGFLASQYLPGLIGIERRWGAAGITVASGLAGWIEFTLLRRSLNRRIGKSGIEFSFTAKLWVAACAGAAAAWAVKLAMRELHPILQALLVLGPYGIVYFAMAFIMKLPEVQFIRRIAGRFIPFLKK; translated from the coding sequence ATGACAGAGTCTGAAACATCTCCGGCCAAATCGCGCACCCGGTGGCACGCCTTCCTGGTGGCCAGCGGCATCATGCTGAGCCGCCTCGCGGGCCTCATCCGCGAAAGCGTCTTCGCCTACTTCTTCGGCAACTCCGAGGCGGCCGACGCCCTGAAGGCGGCCTTCCGCATCCCCAATCTTCTCCAGAACCTCTTCGGCGAGGGAGTGCTTTCGGCGTCCTTCATCCCGGTCTACGCGAACCTCCTGGCGCGGGGCGAGAAGGAGGAGGCAGACCGGGTGGCCGGCGCCATCGCCGCCCTGCTGATGGCGGCCACGTCGGTCCTGGTGCTGGTCGGGGTCCTCGCCACGCCCTGGATCATCAACCTGGTGACACCGGGGTTCGAGGGCCCGAAGCGGGAGCTCTGCATCGTGCTGGTGCGGATACTCTTTCCCGGGGCCGGGCTCCTGGTCTGGTCCGCCTGGTGCCTGGGGATACTGAACAGCCACGGCAAGTTCTTCCTCTCCTACACCGCGCCGGTGCTCTGGAACTTCGTGATCATCGCGACCCTGGTCGTCTTCGGGGGGAGCACCGGCCTGGAGAGCCTCGCCGAATGGGTCGCCTGGGGGTCCGTGGCGGGGAGCGGGGCGCAGCTGCTTATCCAGCTCCCGGCGGTGCTTCGCCTCCTGACGAGGCTGCGCCTTTCCCTCGATCGCCGCACGAGCCACGTGCGCGCGGTGGTGCGGAATTTCGTGCCGGTTTTTTTCAGCCGCGGCGTGGTCCAGATCAGCTCCTACATAGACGCCATGCTGGCCAGCTTCCTCCCCACCGGGGCGGTGGCCGCTTTCACCTATGCCCAGATTCTCTACGTCCTGCCGGTGAGCCTTTTCGGCATGTCCGTGTCAGCCGCGGAGCTCCCCGCCATGTCCCGGGCGACCGGGAGCGAGACGGAGATAGCCGAGTATCTCCGGAAGCGCCTCAACGCGGGCCTGCGGCAGATCGCCTTCTTCATCGTCCCGTCGGCCATGGCCTTTTTCGCCCTCGGCGACATCATCACCGCAGCCCTGTACCAGCGGGGGAAGTTCACCGCTTCCGATTCAGTGTACGTGTGGGCCATCCTGGCCGGGGCCTCCGTGGGTCTCCTTGCCTCCACCATGGGCCGCCTCTACTCGTCGACCTTCTACGCCCTCCGGGACACGAGGACGCCACTCCGCTTCGCGGTGGTGCGGGTGACCCTCGCGGCCGCCATGGGGTTCCTGGCGTCGCAGTATCTTCCAGGATTGATCGGCATTGAGCGGCGCTGGGGCGCCGCGGGCATCACCGTGGCTTCGGGCCTGGCGGGCTGGATCGAATTCACGCTCCTGCGCCGCAGCCTGAACAGGCGAATCGGGAAAAGCGGCATTGAATTTTCATTCACCGCGAAGCTCTGGGTCGCCGCCTGCGCCGGCGCGGCCGCCGCCTGGGCGGTGAAGCTGGCAATGCGCGAGCTCCACCCGATCCTCCAGGCCCTGCTGGTCCTCGGCCCCTACGGGATCGTCTACTTCGCCATGGCCTTCATCATGAAGCTGCCCGAGGTCCAGTTCATCAGGCGGATCGCCGGGCGGTTCATACCCTTTCTGAAAAAATAA
- a CDS encoding cold-shock protein: MAKGTVKWFNEKKGFGFLSHDDGTDLFVHHTGIAGNGFKTLYEGDRVEFEVEKGEKGPRAVSVRTVQ, encoded by the coding sequence ATGGCTAAAGGAACAGTCAAATGGTTCAACGAAAAAAAAGGTTTTGGATTCTTGTCTCACGATGACGGAACGGACCTCTTCGTCCATCACACCGGCATTGCCGGCAACGGATTCAAGACGCTTTACGAAGGCGACAGGGTTGAATTCGAAGTTGAAAAGGGCGAAAAGGGCCCCCGGGCGGTCTCTGTCAGGACCGTTCAATAG
- a CDS encoding DUF2177 family protein encodes MNMALFMKLYLITIPVFFAIDIIWLAAVARGFYNTHLGYIMAESVRWPAAIIFYLLYIAGLVLFVIMPAFEKQSLLRALALGALLGLVSYATYDLTNYATIRDWPLVVVIVDMAWGTALSAGVSAISCLIALRWL; translated from the coding sequence TTGAATATGGCGTTGTTCATGAAACTGTATCTGATCACAATACCGGTTTTTTTCGCCATCGATATCATCTGGCTGGCCGCCGTAGCCAGGGGCTTTTACAACACCCACCTGGGATATATCATGGCCGAGTCGGTCCGATGGCCCGCTGCGATCATATTTTATCTGCTCTACATTGCCGGCCTCGTCCTGTTCGTCATCATGCCCGCTTTTGAGAAGCAGTCGTTGCTCAGGGCCCTGGCGCTGGGAGCCCTGCTGGGCCTTGTCTCCTACGCCACCTATGATCTCACCAATTACGCGACCATACGGGACTGGCCCCTGGTGGTGGTTATCGTTGACATGGCCTGGGGAACGGCGCTGTCCGCCGGCGTATCGGCGATCAGCTGCCTGATCGCCCTTCGGTGGCTCTAA
- a CDS encoding 1-acyl-sn-glycerol-3-phosphate acyltransferase translates to MDRILRVLYQPYKWLVFFPLFFIITCILVLIGIVVLIFLDDYAANRTTGVWWARLTGYITPMRVRVTGREHIVKGQSYVIVSNHQSMYDVLVLYGWLGLDLKWVIKKELRKVPIIGFAAEKGGNVFIDRSNPRGAYQSLEAAKKKIINGTSIIILPEGTRSRTGELGEFRKGAFWLARELKLPILPVSIANTRAILPPRTFDLFPGTAYMKIHQPIDTASHDESAFDNLIGRVREVIRSGLDK, encoded by the coding sequence ATGGATCGCATCCTGCGTGTTCTGTATCAGCCCTATAAATGGCTCGTCTTTTTTCCTCTTTTTTTCATTATCACCTGCATCCTGGTCCTGATCGGCATTGTTGTATTGATCTTCCTTGACGACTACGCGGCCAACAGGACCACCGGCGTCTGGTGGGCCCGCCTGACCGGATACATCACGCCGATGAGAGTGAGAGTGACCGGTCGCGAGCATATCGTAAAAGGCCAGTCCTATGTCATTGTTTCCAATCATCAGAGCATGTACGACGTGCTGGTGCTGTACGGATGGCTCGGCCTTGACTTGAAGTGGGTGATAAAAAAAGAGCTCCGGAAGGTCCCGATCATCGGATTTGCGGCTGAAAAGGGGGGCAATGTTTTCATAGACCGGTCCAATCCCCGCGGGGCCTACCAATCCCTGGAAGCGGCGAAAAAAAAGATAATTAACGGCACCTCCATCATTATCCTTCCGGAGGGGACAAGGAGCAGGACCGGAGAATTGGGGGAATTCAGGAAAGGCGCCTTCTGGCTGGCCCGGGAGCTGAAGCTGCCGATACTGCCGGTGTCGATCGCCAATACCAGGGCCATCCTTCCGCCGCGAACCTTTGACCTGTTCCCCGGCACTGCATACATGAAGATCCATCAGCCCATCGATACCGCTTCCCATGACGAGTCGGCCTTTGACAATCTCATCGGCAGGGTTCGGGAGGTGATACGGTCCGGTCTTGACAAATGA
- a CDS encoding metallophosphoesterase: MDAFAPIRLIAMKIIHCTDIHGSFSRVYNLLKETVADLYIIAGDLIDLPFYTLGQSIEYADTQNFFHAMRRESKEQHIILEEYVRSLLEGESLAGEMADKARFYLDATDKAREVMLKKYQILENIFNAGGDAMIVTIPGNYDMDPAGTPLEGRSLHLRSVEVGGLTLAGYGGADVRTPGFPETWMVRYGGRSLKDTDSELYRFLDRARPDIIVAHHPAQGMLDSIGSLGSWGSPSLRTYCDTHDVMACLTGHVHESWGLRHAEGTLYLNPSNFGEVMTSRGDISEGGFFFEITVEGGAIPLVQLKKIVDTRVYDIAEYRNAGSRYHESLIDPARFRALKEISVIDENIERYSLVPEIRIFRDIRNFFRIYQTKQSEERVRNLEHALRSLGDLGDHIALDLVGSVNMGMAQDSSDVDAVLYIKDQQTCGLDFGSCDFAKDVAARITDILADRHGFQVIDFINLDHVMASINAGKADCDMTQRFAVYRSFCRPVNYRVLAPAEDLLNRNISFRKEVEENMRSYLRVLAASSDTGKSFEKYITRLRTSGVVIPESMMQRIETLLQKKR; this comes from the coding sequence TTGGACGCCTTCGCGCCGATCCGTCTGATCGCCATGAAAATAATCCACTGCACCGACATCCATGGCAGCTTTTCCCGGGTCTACAATCTCCTCAAGGAGACCGTCGCCGACCTGTACATCATTGCCGGCGACCTTATCGACCTCCCCTTCTATACCCTGGGCCAATCCATAGAATACGCCGATACGCAGAATTTTTTCCATGCCATGCGGCGGGAATCGAAGGAACAGCACATCATCCTCGAAGAGTATGTCCGATCCCTCCTTGAAGGGGAAAGCCTGGCCGGCGAAATGGCAGACAAAGCGCGCTTCTATCTTGACGCCACGGACAAAGCCCGGGAGGTGATGCTCAAAAAATACCAGATACTTGAAAACATCTTCAACGCCGGCGGCGACGCCATGATCGTGACCATCCCGGGAAATTACGACATGGACCCCGCAGGCACCCCCCTCGAGGGGCGCAGCCTCCATCTCAGGTCGGTGGAGGTCGGCGGCCTCACCCTGGCCGGATACGGCGGCGCCGATGTTCGCACCCCCGGGTTTCCCGAAACATGGATGGTACGCTACGGCGGCAGGTCGCTGAAGGACACCGACAGCGAGCTCTACCGCTTCCTTGACCGTGCCCGGCCCGACATCATCGTGGCCCACCATCCTGCCCAGGGGATGCTCGATTCCATAGGCTCCCTCGGGTCATGGGGCTCCCCCTCCCTCAGGACCTACTGCGACACCCACGACGTCATGGCCTGCCTCACCGGCCATGTCCACGAAAGCTGGGGATTGCGCCATGCCGAAGGCACCCTCTACCTGAACCCCTCGAATTTCGGCGAGGTGATGACGTCCCGCGGCGACATTTCCGAAGGTGGCTTTTTCTTCGAGATCACCGTTGAAGGCGGCGCCATCCCTCTCGTGCAGCTGAAAAAAATCGTTGATACTCGGGTATACGACATTGCCGAATACCGGAATGCGGGATCCCGGTATCATGAATCCCTTATCGACCCGGCGCGCTTCCGGGCCCTCAAAGAGATCTCGGTCATTGATGAGAACATCGAACGCTACAGCCTGGTGCCGGAGATCCGGATATTCAGGGACATTCGGAACTTTTTCAGGATTTACCAGACGAAACAGAGCGAGGAGCGCGTGCGGAACCTTGAACATGCCCTCCGGTCCCTGGGCGACCTGGGCGACCACATCGCCCTGGACCTGGTGGGATCGGTAAACATGGGCATGGCGCAGGATTCATCGGACGTTGACGCGGTCCTCTACATTAAGGACCAGCAAACATGCGGCCTGGATTTCGGCTCCTGCGATTTCGCCAAGGACGTGGCGGCCAGGATAACAGATATCCTGGCGGACCGCCACGGCTTCCAGGTCATCGACTTCATCAACCTGGACCATGTCATGGCAAGCATCAACGCCGGCAAGGCGGACTGCGACATGACCCAGCGCTTTGCCGTGTACCGCTCTTTCTGCAGGCCCGTGAATTACCGGGTCCTGGCACCGGCGGAAGACCTCCTGAACAGGAACATATCCTTCCGGAAGGAGGTGGAGGAAAACATGAGATCCTATCTCCGCGTCCTGGCCGCCTCATCCGACACCGGGAAATCCTTCGAAAAGTACATCACCCGTCTCAGGACCTCCGGTGTCGTCATTCCGGAATCCATGATGCAGAGGATCGAAACCCTGCTCCAGAAGAAAAGATAA
- a CDS encoding 4Fe-4S dicluster domain-containing protein has protein sequence MKEDVYRAIQKKLDSFSVGFPPTESGIEIEILKELFSRDEAELFLDMSPMVETPESVAKRTGRPPEETAARLETMASRGLLFRLTKDGSSRFGAIPFVHGLFEFQVNRLNEKLSAMFQRYSDEGFKRVFADVKGAFLRTIPVNESITPELNIAALDDVGKILQGIDTIVVTDCICRKTKKILHRGCDAPMEACFMFGSMARYYLDNDMGRRVTAEEAFEIIRKAQKAGLVTQPSTSRNPNGLCNCCKDCCGVLGSMKSHPRPAEIVYSNHFSTVKPESCTGCGACLSWCPMEAIALNGDGIAEIDRDRCIGCGVCVPNCPAAAIALKAKDESDRKPLPENALAQMMLMGRNRGIGK, from the coding sequence ATGAAAGAAGACGTCTACAGGGCCATCCAGAAAAAGCTTGATTCCTTTTCCGTGGGGTTTCCTCCCACTGAATCTGGGATCGAGATCGAGATCCTCAAGGAGCTCTTCAGCCGGGACGAGGCGGAGCTCTTCCTCGACATGAGCCCCATGGTCGAGACGCCCGAGTCAGTGGCGAAGCGCACCGGCCGCCCCCCTGAGGAAACGGCCGCACGGCTCGAGACCATGGCCTCCCGGGGACTCCTCTTCAGGCTTACAAAGGACGGATCGTCACGGTTTGGCGCGATCCCCTTCGTGCACGGATTGTTCGAGTTCCAGGTCAACAGGCTGAATGAGAAGCTCTCGGCCATGTTCCAGAGATATTCTGACGAGGGATTTAAAAGGGTCTTTGCCGACGTGAAGGGGGCCTTCCTGCGCACGATACCGGTGAACGAGTCCATCACCCCTGAGCTGAACATCGCGGCCCTCGACGACGTGGGGAAAATCCTCCAGGGAATCGACACGATTGTCGTCACCGACTGCATCTGCCGCAAGACCAAGAAGATCCTCCACCGGGGGTGCGACGCGCCCATGGAGGCGTGCTTCATGTTCGGATCCATGGCACGGTACTACCTTGACAACGACATGGGGCGAAGGGTCACCGCGGAGGAAGCCTTCGAGATCATCCGGAAGGCGCAGAAAGCCGGCCTGGTGACGCAGCCCTCGACCTCGCGAAACCCGAACGGGTTGTGCAACTGCTGCAAAGACTGCTGCGGGGTCCTGGGCTCCATGAAGAGCCATCCGCGGCCCGCTGAAATCGTATACTCCAACCATTTTTCCACGGTCAAACCGGAATCCTGCACGGGATGCGGCGCCTGCCTGTCGTGGTGTCCCATGGAGGCCATTGCCCTGAACGGCGACGGCATTGCGGAGATAGACCGCGACCGCTGCATCGGATGCGGCGTGTGCGTGCCCAATTGCCCGGCAGCGGCCATCGCCCTCAAGGCGAAAGATGAAAGCGACCGGAAACCGCTCCCGGAGAACGCCCTCGCCCAGATGATGCTGATGGGCCGCAACAGGGGAATCGGGAAATAA
- a CDS encoding TetR/AcrR family transcriptional regulator: MKGSAPEGKTERTKKYIIERVSPVFNRKGFAGTSLSDMTGATGLTKGSIYGNFKNKDEVALRAFDHRVSRIIGAFSEEMARQKTYLGKMLVYPKVYRLLRDEIVATGGCPLANTLADADDTHGPLCMAAMKVLAEWRKTIRRLIQKGQSAGEFDPGIDADATALTIITLIEGAAVLAKGTGSNEYFTNGIDGVERLILSLRNNPKKEHRQ; the protein is encoded by the coding sequence ATGAAAGGTTCCGCACCGGAAGGGAAAACAGAACGCACGAAAAAATATATCATTGAACGGGTGTCCCCCGTTTTCAACAGGAAGGGATTCGCCGGCACGTCCCTTTCGGACATGACCGGGGCGACCGGCCTTACCAAGGGGAGCATCTACGGTAATTTTAAAAACAAGGACGAGGTGGCCCTCCGCGCCTTTGATCATAGAGTCAGCCGCATCATCGGCGCCTTTTCCGAAGAGATGGCGCGGCAGAAGACATACCTCGGCAAAATGCTCGTTTATCCGAAGGTCTACCGCCTCCTTCGGGATGAGATAGTCGCCACCGGCGGATGTCCCCTTGCCAACACCCTGGCTGACGCGGATGACACCCACGGCCCTTTATGCATGGCCGCGATGAAGGTCCTTGCCGAATGGAGGAAGACCATTCGCAGGCTGATACAAAAGGGACAGAGCGCCGGCGAGTTCGATCCCGGGATCGATGCGGACGCGACGGCCCTTACGATCATCACCCTCATCGAAGGGGCGGCGGTGCTGGCCAAGGGCACCGGCTCCAATGAGTATTTCACCAACGGAATCGACGGCGTTGAACGCCTGATACTATCGCTTCGGAATAACCCGAAAAAGGAGCACCGGCAATGA